A window from Acinonyx jubatus isolate Ajub_Pintada_27869175 chromosome E1, VMU_Ajub_asm_v1.0, whole genome shotgun sequence encodes these proteins:
- the TMEM88 gene encoding transmembrane protein 88 yields the protein MADVPGAQRAAPGGGPEPRDPLDCWACAVLVTAQNLLVAAFNLLLLALVLGTILLPAVTMLGFGFLCHSQFLRSQAPPCTAHLRDPGFTALLVTGFLLLVPLLVLALASYRRLCLRLRLADCLVPYSRALYRRRRAPQPRPTRASPGSQAGSTSGKVWV from the exons ATGGCGGATGTCCCCGGGGCGCAGCGAGCGGCTCCGGGCGGCGGCCCGGAGCCCCGGGACCCCCTGGACTGCTGGGCCTGCGCCGTGCTGGTCACGGCCCAGAATCTGCTGGTAGCGGCCTTCAACCTCCTCCTGCTGGCGCTCGTGCTGGGGACCATCCTGCTTCCCGCTGTCACCATGCTGGGCTTCGGCTTCCTCTGCCACTCCCAG TTCCTGCGCTCCCAGGCGCCGCCTTGCACGGCGCACCTGCGGGACCCGGGCTTCACGGCCCTGCTGGTCACCGGATTCCTGCTCCTCGTGCCGCTGCTCGTGCTCGCCCTGGCCAGCTACCGCCGCCTTTGCCTGCGCCTCCGCCTGGCCGACTGCCTCGTGCCCTACAGCCGAGCCCTTTACCGGCGCCGGCGCGCCCCGCAGCCGCGGCCAACCCGGGCCTCACCAGGGTCCCAGGCCGGCTCCACATCAGGGAAGGTCTGGGTTTGA
- the NAA38 gene encoding N-alpha-acetyltransferase 38, NatC auxiliary subunit, with amino-acid sequence MAGAGPTMLLREENGCCSRRQSSSSAGDSDGEREDSPAARARQQLEALLNKTMRIRMTDGRTLVGCFLCTDRDCNVILGSAQEFLKPSDSFSAGEPRVLGLAMVPGHHIVSIEVQRESLAGPPYL; translated from the exons ATGGCCGGAGCCGGACCAACCATGCTGCTACGCGAGGAGAACGGTTGTTGCAGCCGGCGTCAAAGCAGCTCCAGCGCCGGG GACTCAGACGGGGAGCGCGAGGACTCGCCGGCTGCGCGGGCCCGGCAGCAGCTGGAGGCGCTGCTCAACAAGACTATGCGCATTCGCATGACAGATGGACGGACCCTGGTCGGCTGCTTCTTGTGCACCGACCGCGACTGCAATGTCATCCTGGGCTCGGCGCAGGAGTTCCTCAAACCGTCGG ATTCCTTCTCTGCGGGAGAACCCCGTGTGCTGGGCCTGGCCATGGTACCCGGCCACCACATCGTTTCTAttgaggtgcaaagagagagccTGGCAGGGCCTCCCTATCTCTGA